The following coding sequences are from one Candidatus Borkfalkia ceftriaxoniphila window:
- a CDS encoding NusG domain II-containing protein: MSEPLKICRGRHNSFFAFGDLAVYAVLLALVLLFTFFSFSGRKEEGTRLEISYRGEVIFMAGLEKDALYVFYIDGGKGKVIAGGDADGLSDYNVIEVKDGKASVVASDCADKVCFGNGVCLPHRMTLRIVSDDWETDL, encoded by the coding sequence ATGAGTGAACCTCTTAAAATCTGCCGCGGCAGGCACAATTCATTTTTTGCGTTCGGCGATCTCGCCGTGTACGCGGTTCTGCTCGCGCTTGTTCTGCTGTTTACTTTTTTTTCCTTTTCGGGCAGGAAAGAGGAGGGGACGCGGCTGGAAATTTCCTATCGCGGCGAAGTCATCTTTATGGCGGGATTGGAAAAGGACGCGCTGTATGTGTTTTATATCGACGGAGGAAAAGGCAAAGTGATTGCGGGCGGAGACGCGGACGGGCTTTCCGATTATAATGTCATAGAGGTCAAGGACGGCAAAGCGTCTGTCGTCGCGTCCGACTGTGCGGACAAAGTTTGTTTCGGCAACGGAGTCTGCCTGCCGCACCGCATGACGCTCAGGATCGTCTCCGACGATTGGGAGACGGATCTGTGA